The following proteins are encoded in a genomic region of Drosophila bipectinata strain 14024-0381.07 chromosome XL, DbipHiC1v2, whole genome shotgun sequence:
- the LOC108134124 gene encoding heat shock protein beta-1 isoform X2: MAEANKRNIPIKLGDFSVIDTEFSNIRERFDSEMRKMEEEMAKFRHELMNREANFFESTSSTTNSALPSRIPKQQNYVSDISSPLIQDEGDNKVLKLRFDVSQYAPEEIVVKTVDQKLLVHAKHEEKSDTKSVYREYNREFLLPKGVNPESIRSSLSKDGVLTVDAPLPALTAGETLIPIAHK, from the exons ATGGCCGAGGCTAACAAGAGGAATATCCCCATCAAGCTGGGCGACTTCAGTGTCATCGATACGGAGTTCAGTAACATCCGCGAACGTTTCGATTCCGAGATGCGTAAAATGGAGGAGGAGATGGCCAAGTTCCGTCACGAGCTGATGAACCGTGAGGCCAACTTCTTCGAGTCCACCAG CTCAACGACAAATTCGGCCCTGCCATCGCGAATCCCCAAACAACAGAACTATGTCTCCGACATCAGCTCACCCTTGATCCAG GATGAGGGCGACAACAAGGTCCTGAAACTGCGCTTCGATGTCAGCCAATACGCCCCCGAGGAGATTGTTGTGAAGACCGTTGACCAGAAGCTCTTG GTGCACGCCAAGCACGAGGAGAAGTCGGACACAAAGAGCGTCTACAGGGAGTACAACCGGGAGTTCCTGCTGCCCAAGGGCGTTAATCCCGAGTCGATTCGCTCGTCCCTCAGCAAGGACGGTGTCCTGACCGTTGATGCCCCATTGCCAGCTCTCACCGCCGGCGAAACACTGATTCCCATCGCCCACAAGTAG
- the LOC108134124 gene encoding heat shock protein beta-1 isoform X3, whose protein sequence is MEAFTRTLQKTFRSTRTTTSTTTTTNTSTTSSTTNSALPSRIPKQQNYVSDISSPLIQDEGDNKVLKLRFDVSQYAPEEIVVKTVDQKLLVHAKHEEKSDTKSVYREYNREFLLPKGVNPESIRSSLSKDGVLTVDAPLPALTAGETLIPIAHK, encoded by the exons ATGGAGGCCTTTACACGCACTTTGCAAAAAACCTTTCGCAGCACCAGGACCACGACCAGcaccaccacaaccaccaaTACCTCCACCACTAG CTCAACGACAAATTCGGCCCTGCCATCGCGAATCCCCAAACAACAGAACTATGTCTCCGACATCAGCTCACCCTTGATCCAG GATGAGGGCGACAACAAGGTCCTGAAACTGCGCTTCGATGTCAGCCAATACGCCCCCGAGGAGATTGTTGTGAAGACCGTTGACCAGAAGCTCTTG GTGCACGCCAAGCACGAGGAGAAGTCGGACACAAAGAGCGTCTACAGGGAGTACAACCGGGAGTTCCTGCTGCCCAAGGGCGTTAATCCCGAGTCGATTCGCTCGTCCCTCAGCAAGGACGGTGTCCTGACCGTTGATGCCCCATTGCCAGCTCTCACCGCCGGCGAAACACTGATTCCCATCGCCCACAAGTAG
- the Shawn gene encoding solute carrier family 25 protein Shawn isoform X1, protein MSPKNFFRPLSGSRKDGRSHGKDGKQKAAGEEEEDPLRLPTVILNADPRYRIKPMQQVMSALIGGLITTFVVTPLEVVKTRVQTQHTVRQRPTVSKLCYVFHNGLMTHVCRSCDTCVPKKGRDLRNLRPHRGSMDAFFKIICGNGFSGLWAGLSPTLVSALPSTIIYFVTYEYLKNSLSSLYLMSSEKDADRADKPREIHTGSRRDPNAARGNTMETMAPSGLALPYFVPMASGIFSRTIVVTAITPIEMVRIKMQSQVMTYAELWRVVRSLIRQHGVLGLWRGWPPTIMRDAPFSGTYWAAYESIKRTFNVTEPSFLFSFFAGAISGTMATMVTMPFDLITTHTQIELGQDVLYEGGDGISGGKNAPRSSSKITAKPSVFSRLKHIYRKQGVGGLYVGVMPRMLRVVPACAIMISTFEYSKSFFFHHNLDLKEAAYRGSR, encoded by the exons ATGTCACCGAAGAATTTTTTCCGGCCACTGTCCGGTAGCCGGAAAGATGGCCGCTCCCACGGCAAAGACGGTAAACAAAAGGCGGCcggggaggaggaggaggatccGTTGCGTCTACCCACAGTGATCCTGAACGCAGATCCCAGATACCGCATCAAGCCCATGCAACAGGTCATGTCTGCCCTAATAGGTGGACTAATCACAACATTCGTGG TGACTCCTCTGGAGGTGGTCAAGACACGGGTTCAGACCCAGCACACCGTCCGTCAGCGTCCAACCGTTTCCAAGCTGTGCTACGTCTTTCACAACGGCCTGATGACCCACGTGTGCCGTTCCTGTGACACTTGTGTTCCCAAGAAAGGTCGTGATCTCCGCAACCTGCGACCCCATCGCGGTTCGATG GATGcattttttaagattatttgTGGCAATGGCTTTAGCGGTCTGTGGGCAGGTCTCAGTCCCACATTGGTGTCGGCCCTGCCCTCGACGATTATCTATTTCGTGACCTACGAGTACCTGAAGAACTCCCTTTCGTCCCTATACCTGATGTCTTCGGAGAAAGATGCAGATCGGGCGGACAAGCCGCGTGAGATCCACACTGGCTCCAGGAGGGATCCGAACGCTGCCAGGGGGAATACCATGGAAACGATGGCGCCCTCGGGCCTGGCGCTGCCCTACTTTGTGCCCATGGCTTCGGGAATCTTCTCGCGAACGATCGTGGTGACGGCCATCACACCCATCGAAATGGTCCGCATTAAGATGCAATCCCAGGTCATGACATACGCGGAGCTGTGGCGAGTGGTGCGCTCCCTCATCCGGCAACACGGCGTGCTGGGACTGTGGCGCGGCTGGCCGCCCACCATCATGCGAGATGCCCCCTTCTCCGGTACATACTGGGCGGCGTACGAGTCTATAAAACGAACCTTTAATGTCACGGAACCTTCGTTTTTGTTCAGTTTCTTTGCGGGCGCCATATCCGGAACG ATGGCTACTATGGTGACGATGCCCTTCGATCTGATCACCACGCACACGCAGATAGAGCTTGGCCAGGATGTTCTTTACGAGGGTGGAGATGGCATTTCCGGCGGAAAAAATGCACCACGGTCGTCCTCAAAAATCACCGCCAAGCCGTCGGTGTTCTCCCGCCTGAAACACATCTACAGGAAGCAGGGCGTTGGAGGATTATATGTGGGAGTCATGCCGAGGATGTTGCGCGTTGTTCCCGCCTGTGCCATTATGATTTCCACGTTTGAGTATAGTAAATCATTCTTCTTTCACCACAATCTGGATCTCAAGGAAGCAG CTTACCGAGGCTCCCGCTAG
- the Shawn gene encoding solute carrier family 25 protein Shawn isoform X4, which produces MTHVCRSCDTCVPKKGRDLRNLRPHRGSMDAFFKIICGNGFSGLWAGLSPTLVSALPSTIIYFVTYEYLKNSLSSLYLMSSEKDADRADKPREIHTGSRRDPNAARGNTMETMAPSGLALPYFVPMASGIFSRTIVVTAITPIEMVRIKMQSQVMTYAELWRVVRSLIRQHGVLGLWRGWPPTIMRDAPFSGTYWAAYESIKRTFNVTEPSFLFSFFAGAISGTMATMVTMPFDLITTHTQIELGQDVLYEGGDGISGGKNAPRSSSKITAKPSVFSRLKHIYRKQGVGGLYVGVMPRMLRVVPACAIMISTFEYSKSFFFHHNLDLKEAAYRGSR; this is translated from the exons ATGACCCACGTGTGCCGTTCCTGTGACACTTGTGTTCCCAAGAAAGGTCGTGATCTCCGCAACCTGCGACCCCATCGCGGTTCGATG GATGcattttttaagattatttgTGGCAATGGCTTTAGCGGTCTGTGGGCAGGTCTCAGTCCCACATTGGTGTCGGCCCTGCCCTCGACGATTATCTATTTCGTGACCTACGAGTACCTGAAGAACTCCCTTTCGTCCCTATACCTGATGTCTTCGGAGAAAGATGCAGATCGGGCGGACAAGCCGCGTGAGATCCACACTGGCTCCAGGAGGGATCCGAACGCTGCCAGGGGGAATACCATGGAAACGATGGCGCCCTCGGGCCTGGCGCTGCCCTACTTTGTGCCCATGGCTTCGGGAATCTTCTCGCGAACGATCGTGGTGACGGCCATCACACCCATCGAAATGGTCCGCATTAAGATGCAATCCCAGGTCATGACATACGCGGAGCTGTGGCGAGTGGTGCGCTCCCTCATCCGGCAACACGGCGTGCTGGGACTGTGGCGCGGCTGGCCGCCCACCATCATGCGAGATGCCCCCTTCTCCGGTACATACTGGGCGGCGTACGAGTCTATAAAACGAACCTTTAATGTCACGGAACCTTCGTTTTTGTTCAGTTTCTTTGCGGGCGCCATATCCGGAACG ATGGCTACTATGGTGACGATGCCCTTCGATCTGATCACCACGCACACGCAGATAGAGCTTGGCCAGGATGTTCTTTACGAGGGTGGAGATGGCATTTCCGGCGGAAAAAATGCACCACGGTCGTCCTCAAAAATCACCGCCAAGCCGTCGGTGTTCTCCCGCCTGAAACACATCTACAGGAAGCAGGGCGTTGGAGGATTATATGTGGGAGTCATGCCGAGGATGTTGCGCGTTGTTCCCGCCTGTGCCATTATGATTTCCACGTTTGAGTATAGTAAATCATTCTTCTTTCACCACAATCTGGATCTCAAGGAAGCAG CTTACCGAGGCTCCCGCTAG
- the LOC108134124 gene encoding heat shock protein beta-6 isoform X1, which yields MAEANKRNIPIKLGDFSVIDTEFSNIRERFDSEMRKMEEEMAKFRHELMNREANFFESTSSTKKTTTTTSSTTNSALPSRIPKQQNYVSDISSPLIQDEGDNKVLKLRFDVSQYAPEEIVVKTVDQKLLVHAKHEEKSDTKSVYREYNREFLLPKGVNPESIRSSLSKDGVLTVDAPLPALTAGETLIPIAHK from the exons ATGGCCGAGGCTAACAAGAGGAATATCCCCATCAAGCTGGGCGACTTCAGTGTCATCGATACGGAGTTCAGTAACATCCGCGAACGTTTCGATTCCGAGATGCGTAAAATGGAGGAGGAGATGGCCAAGTTCCGTCACGAGCTGATGAACCGTGAGGCCAACTTCTTCGAGTCCACCAG ctctactaaaaaaacaacaacaacaaccag CTCAACGACAAATTCGGCCCTGCCATCGCGAATCCCCAAACAACAGAACTATGTCTCCGACATCAGCTCACCCTTGATCCAG GATGAGGGCGACAACAAGGTCCTGAAACTGCGCTTCGATGTCAGCCAATACGCCCCCGAGGAGATTGTTGTGAAGACCGTTGACCAGAAGCTCTTG GTGCACGCCAAGCACGAGGAGAAGTCGGACACAAAGAGCGTCTACAGGGAGTACAACCGGGAGTTCCTGCTGCCCAAGGGCGTTAATCCCGAGTCGATTCGCTCGTCCCTCAGCAAGGACGGTGTCCTGACCGTTGATGCCCCATTGCCAGCTCTCACCGCCGGCGAAACACTGATTCCCATCGCCCACAAGTAG
- the Shawn gene encoding solute carrier family 25 protein Shawn isoform X2 yields MAGNSCTGQPKATMTDPRFRIRPLQQVASACSGAMMTACFMTPLDVIKTRMQAQQQALLSKKCFLYCNGLMDHICPCGPDTPTPAPSKPSPRFSGTIDAFIKISRSEGLGSLWSGLSPTLISALPSTIIYFVAYEQFKARFTEFHYKYLSQLDAVRLETASDIPLPIPMLVPMLAGVTARILAVTCVSPVELIRTKMQSQRMTHAEMLGTVRQVVQSQGILGLWRGLPPTILRDVPFSGIYWTCYEFLKSTFNVVEPTFGFSFAAGAIAGSMAATITTPFDVVKTHEQIEFGEKFIFSGRLLAAQLAATGSQSHSHIHNGSVCITADNPPKQMATQSVMSRLASIYRLGGIPAIFAGLGPRLFKVAPACAIMISSFEYGKSFFYHYNIDQHNRHNPTAQVGAGGRAKFD; encoded by the exons ATGGCCGGGAATTCGTGTACGGGCCAGCCCAAGGCCACGATGACAGACCCCCGGTTTCGCATCCGACCTTTACAGCAAGTGGCCTCCGCCTGTTCCGGCGCCATGATGACAGCTTGCTTCA TGACTCCGCTGGACGTCATCAAGACTCGAATGCAAGCACAGCAGCAGGCACTGCTATCAAAGAAATGCTTTCTATACTGCAACGGCCTCATGGATCACATTTGTCCATGCGGGCCGGACACACCCACTCCCGCTCCCTCAAAACCATCTCCCCGCTTTTCTGGCACAATT GATGCGTTCATTAAGATCAGCCGTAGCGAAGGTCTCGGTTCCCTCTGGTCAGGGCTGAGTCCGACGCTTATTTCGGCACTGCCATCCACCATCATCTATTTTGTGGCCTACGAGCAGTTCAAGGCCCGCTTCACAGAGTTCCACTACAAGTACCTAAGTCAACTAGACGCAGTTCGCCTGGAGACTGCGTCCGACATTCCACTCCCGATACCGATGCTAGTTCCTATGCTAGCGGGCGTTACAGCCCGCATCCTGGCAGTGACCTGCGTCAGTCCCGTCGAGCTGATTCGCACCAAGATGCAATCACAGCGCATGACGCACGCGGAGATGTTAGGCACCGTCCGCCAGGTGGTGCAATCCCAGGGCATTTTAGGTCTGTGGCGCGGCCTACCGCCAACAATTCTGCGCGACGTACCGTTCTCAGGCATCTACTGGACTTGCTATGAGTTCCTCAAGAGTACCTTCAACGTGGTGGAGCCGACGTTTGGATTTAGCTTTGCAGCTGGAGCTATTGCGGGATCG ATGGCCGCCACTATTACCACACCCTTTGACGTTGTCAAAACTCATGAACAGATTGAGTTTGGCGAAAAGTTCATATTCTCAGGTAGGCTCCTGGCTGCCCAACTTGCCGCCACCGGCTCACAATCGCATTCACACATTCACAATGGTTCGGTTTGCATTACGGCAGATAATCCACCCAAACAAATGGCCACCCAATCGGTGATGTCGCGCCTGGCCAGCATTTACCGCCTGGGCGGTATTCCTGCTATCTTTGCCGGACTGGGCCCTCGACTCTTCAAAGTGGCACCTGCCTGCGCTATCATGATATCATCGTTCGAGTACGGGAAATCATTCTTTTATCACTACAACATCGACCAGCACAACCGTCACAATCCCACGGCCCAGGTGGGTGCGGGAGGTCGAGCAAAATTCGACTAG
- the Shawn gene encoding solute carrier family 25 protein Shawn isoform X3, whose translation MAGNSCTGQPKATMTDPRFRIRPLQQVASACSGAMMTACFMTPLDVIKTRMQAQQQALLSKKCFLYCNGLMDHICPCGPDTPTPAPSKPSPRFSGTIDAFIKISRSEGLGSLWSGLSPTLISALPSTIIYFVAYEQFKARFTEFHYKYLSQLDAVRLETASDIPLPIPMLVPMLAGVTARILAVTCVSPVELIRTKMQSQRMTHAEMLGTVRQVVQSQGILGLWRGLPPTILRDVPFSGIYWTCYEFLKSTFNVVEPTFGFSFAAGAIAGSMAATITTPFDVVKTHEQIEFGEKFIFSDNPPKQMATQSVMSRLASIYRLGGIPAIFAGLGPRLFKVAPACAIMISSFEYGKSFFYHYNIDQHNRHNPTAQVGAGGRAKFD comes from the exons ATGGCCGGGAATTCGTGTACGGGCCAGCCCAAGGCCACGATGACAGACCCCCGGTTTCGCATCCGACCTTTACAGCAAGTGGCCTCCGCCTGTTCCGGCGCCATGATGACAGCTTGCTTCA TGACTCCGCTGGACGTCATCAAGACTCGAATGCAAGCACAGCAGCAGGCACTGCTATCAAAGAAATGCTTTCTATACTGCAACGGCCTCATGGATCACATTTGTCCATGCGGGCCGGACACACCCACTCCCGCTCCCTCAAAACCATCTCCCCGCTTTTCTGGCACAATT GATGCGTTCATTAAGATCAGCCGTAGCGAAGGTCTCGGTTCCCTCTGGTCAGGGCTGAGTCCGACGCTTATTTCGGCACTGCCATCCACCATCATCTATTTTGTGGCCTACGAGCAGTTCAAGGCCCGCTTCACAGAGTTCCACTACAAGTACCTAAGTCAACTAGACGCAGTTCGCCTGGAGACTGCGTCCGACATTCCACTCCCGATACCGATGCTAGTTCCTATGCTAGCGGGCGTTACAGCCCGCATCCTGGCAGTGACCTGCGTCAGTCCCGTCGAGCTGATTCGCACCAAGATGCAATCACAGCGCATGACGCACGCGGAGATGTTAGGCACCGTCCGCCAGGTGGTGCAATCCCAGGGCATTTTAGGTCTGTGGCGCGGCCTACCGCCAACAATTCTGCGCGACGTACCGTTCTCAGGCATCTACTGGACTTGCTATGAGTTCCTCAAGAGTACCTTCAACGTGGTGGAGCCGACGTTTGGATTTAGCTTTGCAGCTGGAGCTATTGCGGGATCG ATGGCCGCCACTATTACCACACCCTTTGACGTTGTCAAAACTCATGAACAGATTGAGTTTGGCGAAAAGTTCATATTCTCAG ATAATCCACCCAAACAAATGGCCACCCAATCGGTGATGTCGCGCCTGGCCAGCATTTACCGCCTGGGCGGTATTCCTGCTATCTTTGCCGGACTGGGCCCTCGACTCTTCAAAGTGGCACCTGCCTGCGCTATCATGATATCATCGTTCGAGTACGGGAAATCATTCTTTTATCACTACAACATCGACCAGCACAACCGTCACAATCCCACGGCCCAGGTGGGTGCGGGAGGTCGAGCAAAATTCGACTAG